From Pseudomonas sp. stari2, a single genomic window includes:
- a CDS encoding ABC transporter permease, producing the protein MITNLVLLMRNGSVSIALSDIVAATKRYALVGMLGWQDVRQRYRRSALGPFWLTISMGVMIGTIGIVFGQIFNSPMHEFLPFLAIGMILWSFMSSVITEGCTGFIAAEGIIKQLPIPLFTHILRMIWRNILILGHNIVIFPLVLLAVSKPLTWLAFISIPGLLLALLNLTWIALLLGILCARYRDLPQIVGSLLQVVFYLTPIMWMPSLLPQRAGLYLLDLNPVYHIMSIVRSPLIGQLPTATNWWVSLGMAAVGWVVALVVYGRYKRRIAYWL; encoded by the coding sequence TTGATCACTAATCTGGTGCTATTAATGCGCAATGGTTCTGTAAGTATCGCGCTGTCGGATATCGTCGCTGCGACAAAACGATACGCTCTGGTAGGGATGCTAGGCTGGCAAGACGTCCGGCAGCGCTATAGAAGGTCGGCACTGGGCCCATTCTGGCTGACGATCAGTATGGGCGTGATGATCGGGACCATCGGGATAGTGTTCGGCCAGATCTTCAACTCCCCCATGCACGAGTTCCTTCCGTTTCTCGCCATCGGCATGATTCTCTGGAGCTTCATGTCCTCGGTCATCACCGAGGGTTGTACCGGCTTCATCGCTGCCGAAGGCATCATCAAGCAATTGCCGATCCCTTTGTTCACCCACATTCTTCGCATGATCTGGCGCAACATCCTGATCCTGGGCCACAACATCGTGATCTTCCCGCTGGTACTGCTTGCCGTCAGCAAGCCTCTGACCTGGCTGGCGTTCATCAGTATTCCCGGCCTTTTGCTGGCACTGCTGAACCTGACGTGGATCGCCTTGCTGCTGGGCATCCTCTGCGCACGCTATCGTGACCTGCCTCAGATTGTCGGAAGCTTGTTGCAAGTAGTGTTCTACCTCACACCGATCATGTGGATGCCGAGCTTGCTACCTCAAAGGGCCGGGCTTTACCTGCTTGACCTGAATCCGGTCTACCACATCATGTCGATCGTCCGCTCCCCACTGATCGGGCAGTTGCCAACCGCCACCAACTGGTGGGTTTCCCTGGGCATGGCCGCTGTCGGCTGGGTCGTTGCGCTCGTGGTCTACGGCCGTTACAAGCGCCGCATCGCTTACTGGCTCTAA
- a CDS encoding ABC transporter ATP-binding protein, translating to MSLIEFKNVCVDFPIYNANGRSLKKRLIQVATGGQLGADQQGRVIVRALEDLTFTLRDGDRVGLLGHNGAGKSTLLRLLSSVYEPSSGTARIDGEIGSLIDISLGTDPEATGRENIYLRGGILGMTKAQITEKLDEIIEFSELGDFVDMPIRTYSSGMHLRLAFAVSTTIKPEILLMDEWLSVGDEGFKHKAEIRMNELVKSTNILVIASHSRELVMHTCNRVLWLEHGKIKMDGDPTTVTTAYFGA from the coding sequence ATGTCGCTGATCGAATTCAAAAATGTTTGTGTGGATTTTCCGATCTACAACGCTAACGGCCGTTCCCTGAAGAAACGCCTGATTCAGGTTGCCACCGGTGGACAATTGGGCGCGGATCAACAGGGTCGCGTCATCGTCAGAGCGCTCGAAGACCTGACCTTCACCTTGCGTGACGGTGACCGGGTCGGGCTGCTGGGCCATAACGGCGCCGGCAAGAGTACGCTGCTGCGCCTGCTCAGCAGTGTCTATGAGCCATCGTCGGGCACCGCTCGAATCGATGGAGAGATCGGTTCCCTGATCGACATTTCCCTGGGAACGGATCCCGAGGCTACCGGGCGGGAGAACATCTACCTGCGCGGCGGCATTTTGGGCATGACCAAGGCACAGATCACCGAAAAGCTCGACGAGATCATTGAGTTTTCCGAACTGGGTGACTTTGTCGACATGCCTATCCGCACCTATTCCTCGGGCATGCACCTGCGCCTGGCCTTCGCCGTCTCGACCACGATCAAACCGGAAATCCTGCTGATGGACGAATGGCTATCGGTGGGTGATGAAGGCTTCAAGCACAAGGCCGAGATCCGCATGAACGAGCTGGTGAAATCGACCAACATTCTGGTGATTGCCAGCCACTCCCGCGAACTGGTCATGCACACCTGTAATCGGGTGCTGTGGCTGGAGCACGGCAAGATAAAAATGGATGGAGACCCGACAACGGTCACCACTGCCTACTTTGGAGCTTGA
- a CDS encoding FkbM family methyltransferase has translation MNSIKRNGVEIETAFSIASKRLFARAVSHPVISAPTDVEIDVASSASDIPHATSPAMSRMLRHHVKQTLRRIAQSVFRVTRPFTRPVLFRLRTYLNATIRQDMLQEFATLQQAFASLQEQQREQTQQVMLELQRLTNSTNVQASLSRELFASQLPVEKAGPQLDRIEQYALLDVNRIAINSGPDETLVKTAVGYMLCGARDHALLANLMEAGELEPGTRILIERIIKPGDVYIDVGANIGMHSIAAARAMSGQGRIFAFEPFEPTRKLLERNLWLNGFSSISEISHYALSDKAGSHKLHLGATSGHHSLYELEPPTFAPTTSVDISTITLDEFLPEDLTAKLLKIDAEGAEIDVMKGARRLLAANPEMLLIVELGLSHLKRNAISLENWLKSFTASGLVFSVINERTGNLESWSVEQLSHTDSVNLLFHRPEWTHSARSDA, from the coding sequence ATGAACAGCATTAAGCGCAATGGTGTGGAAATCGAAACGGCCTTTTCGATTGCGTCGAAGCGTTTGTTCGCGCGCGCAGTTTCCCATCCCGTCATCAGCGCGCCGACCGATGTCGAGATCGATGTCGCCAGCAGTGCCAGTGATATCCCTCATGCAACCTCACCAGCCATGAGCCGGATGCTGCGCCATCACGTCAAGCAGACACTTCGGCGGATTGCCCAGAGCGTTTTTCGCGTCACCCGGCCTTTCACGCGTCCGGTGCTCTTCCGCCTGCGCACCTATTTGAATGCCACGATCCGCCAGGACATGCTGCAAGAGTTCGCCACTCTCCAACAGGCGTTCGCCAGCCTGCAGGAGCAACAGCGCGAACAAACCCAGCAAGTCATGCTGGAGCTTCAGCGACTGACCAACTCGACGAATGTCCAGGCTTCCCTGTCGCGAGAGCTTTTCGCCAGCCAGCTCCCGGTGGAAAAAGCCGGCCCGCAACTCGATCGAATCGAGCAATATGCATTGCTTGATGTCAACCGCATCGCCATCAACTCCGGACCGGATGAAACACTGGTCAAAACTGCAGTCGGCTATATGCTCTGCGGCGCCAGGGATCACGCTCTGCTGGCCAACCTGATGGAAGCAGGAGAGCTTGAACCTGGAACGCGGATTCTGATCGAGCGCATTATCAAACCTGGGGATGTCTATATCGATGTCGGGGCCAATATCGGAATGCATTCGATAGCCGCTGCTCGAGCCATGTCGGGACAAGGCAGGATATTTGCTTTTGAGCCATTCGAGCCGACCCGAAAACTGCTGGAAAGAAACCTGTGGCTCAACGGTTTTTCATCCATCAGCGAAATCTCCCATTACGCACTTTCGGACAAAGCGGGCAGTCACAAACTGCACCTGGGCGCTACCAGCGGCCACCATTCACTTTATGAGCTGGAACCCCCGACGTTTGCCCCGACGACTTCCGTGGACATCTCAACCATTACCCTGGACGAGTTTCTGCCGGAAGATCTGACTGCAAAGCTGCTGAAAATCGATGCGGAAGGCGCAGAAATCGATGTCATGAAAGGTGCGCGACGCCTGCTTGCCGCCAATCCAGAAATGCTTCTTATCGTTGAGCTTGGCCTCTCCCACCTGAAGCGAAATGCGATAAGCCTCGAGAACTGGCTCAAGAGTTTCACTGCTTCCGGACTGGTGTTCAGTGTTATCAATGAACGTACCGGCAACCTTGAAAGCTGGTCGGTCGAACAACTGTCGCACACAGACTCGGTCAATCTACTGTTTCACCGCCCGGAGTGGACTCATTCCGCAAGGAGTGACGCATGA
- a CDS encoding acetyltransferase — protein MKTEIIVVGAGGHAKVCIELLQAQGEKIAYCVGNPDSPDTCLGIPVLKSDDHLPALHKDGYERAFIAIGSNPVRNKLAKKAIETGFRLVNAISPAAVVSPSANLGVGIAVMAGAVINAEASLSDLCIINTGATIDHDCVIGLAAHIAPQCALAGNVRVGNLSFVGIGSKVIPEIHIGESVMVGAGSVVISNIDSAVTVVGVPAKALNKF, from the coding sequence ATGAAGACTGAAATCATCGTTGTAGGGGCCGGCGGCCATGCGAAAGTTTGCATCGAGCTACTGCAAGCCCAGGGCGAAAAAATTGCCTACTGCGTCGGCAATCCAGACAGCCCGGACACTTGCCTGGGCATCCCGGTTCTGAAAAGCGACGACCACCTGCCGGCGCTGCACAAGGACGGGTATGAACGAGCATTCATCGCCATCGGGTCAAACCCTGTCCGAAACAAACTGGCGAAAAAAGCAATTGAGACGGGCTTCAGACTGGTAAATGCCATCAGCCCTGCGGCAGTTGTTTCGCCCTCGGCCAACCTGGGCGTCGGCATTGCCGTCATGGCAGGCGCGGTGATCAATGCGGAGGCCTCCTTATCCGACCTTTGTATTATCAACACCGGGGCGACTATCGACCACGATTGCGTGATCGGACTGGCGGCTCACATTGCCCCTCAGTGCGCACTGGCCGGTAATGTGCGCGTAGGCAATTTAAGTTTCGTCGGCATAGGCAGCAAAGTCATACCGGAAATTCATATCGGCGAGTCCGTCATGGTCGGTGCCGGCAGCGTCGTCATTTCGAATATCGATTCAGCAGTCACGGTTGTGGGTGTGCCTGCCAAAGCTTTGAACAAATTTTGA
- a CDS encoding DegT/DnrJ/EryC1/StrS aminotransferase family protein, translated as MKRISVAQPKLAGNERNYVLDCLDTNWISSNGKYITAFEESFAAFCGVKHAIATNNGTTALHLALVVLDLQPGDEVIIPTVTYIATANAVRYCGATPVLVDVCADTMNIDPQTIESKITAKTKGIIPVHLYGHPAQMDVVNEIARKHNLWVVEDAAEAHGAEVKGSKVGSLGTCATFSFFGNKIITTGEGGMITTNDDELAAKLRLFRGQGMDPNRRYWFPVVGYNYRMTNIQAAIGLAQMENIDTALADRERLAGWYNEALAELKGKIVLPTEASWAKQVFWMYNIFLADGDEHKRDAVMQKLDAMGIETRPVFYPMHVLPPYKEDNTYPVADLWSGRGINLPTHQDLTREDVIRIAASLREVLAA; from the coding sequence ATGAAACGTATTTCCGTTGCACAACCAAAACTCGCTGGAAACGAACGCAATTACGTGCTCGATTGCCTGGATACAAACTGGATCTCCTCCAACGGCAAGTACATCACCGCCTTTGAAGAAAGCTTTGCCGCGTTCTGTGGCGTCAAGCATGCGATCGCCACCAACAACGGCACCACCGCTCTGCACCTGGCCCTGGTCGTACTTGACCTGCAACCTGGCGACGAAGTGATCATCCCTACCGTGACCTACATCGCAACGGCCAACGCCGTACGCTATTGCGGCGCGACTCCGGTACTGGTGGATGTGTGCGCAGATACCATGAACATCGATCCACAAACGATCGAAAGCAAGATCACTGCCAAGACCAAGGGCATCATCCCGGTGCACCTCTATGGTCATCCGGCACAGATGGACGTCGTCAACGAAATCGCCCGCAAGCACAATCTGTGGGTTGTCGAGGACGCCGCCGAGGCTCACGGCGCCGAGGTCAAGGGCAGCAAAGTGGGCAGCCTGGGCACTTGCGCGACCTTCAGCTTTTTCGGCAACAAGATCATTACCACCGGCGAAGGCGGCATGATCACCACCAATGACGACGAACTCGCCGCCAAGCTGCGCCTGTTCCGTGGTCAGGGCATGGATCCGAATCGTCGCTACTGGTTCCCGGTAGTCGGTTACAACTATCGTATGACCAACATCCAGGCGGCCATTGGCCTGGCCCAGATGGAGAACATCGATACGGCACTTGCCGATCGCGAACGCCTGGCCGGCTGGTACAACGAAGCGCTGGCAGAACTCAAGGGCAAGATCGTCCTGCCGACCGAGGCGTCGTGGGCCAAGCAGGTCTTCTGGATGTACAACATCTTCCTGGCGGACGGTGATGAGCACAAACGTGACGCAGTCATGCAGAAACTGGATGCAATGGGCATCGAAACCCGTCCGGTCTTCTACCCGATGCACGTCCTGCCGCCTTACAAGGAAGACAACACCTACCCGGTAGCAGACCTGTGGTCTGGCCGTGGCATCAACCTGCCGACGCATCAGGATCTGACCCGGGAAGATGTCATCAGAATTGCGGCGAGCCTGCGCGAGGTCCTCGCGGCCTGA
- a CDS encoding glycosyltransferase family 4 protein, with product MKIALCSSFMPFIRGGGRNIVDWLASTLTEAGHQVEVVYLPELDSPPDILFQQMMALRWVDLQAADRIICFRPQAHLIPHPHKILWFIHHIRTFYDLWDSPYRDFPDTAHNRAIRESLIDVDTRAMGEAKTIFTNSKVVSGRLKTFNGVDSEVLYPPVFEPERFFSAGYNDEIVCICRLEHYKRQHLLIEALSYTKTPVRLRIMGTGASPDYGIALQQKAETCNVADRVTLEDRWITEEEKVEHLSQCLAAAYLPIDEDSYGYPCLEASHAQKPVLTTSDSGGVLELIQDGYNGYIAEPTPESLARAMDKLYRDKNVTEAMGKNAAQRLVDLKISWSQVLERLLA from the coding sequence ATGAAAATCGCCCTTTGCTCCTCGTTCATGCCCTTCATCAGGGGCGGTGGAAGAAATATCGTCGACTGGCTGGCCTCGACCCTGACCGAAGCCGGGCACCAGGTAGAAGTCGTGTACCTGCCGGAACTCGACTCGCCTCCGGATATCCTGTTTCAGCAGATGATGGCGCTGCGCTGGGTAGACCTTCAGGCAGCGGACCGGATCATTTGCTTCCGGCCGCAGGCCCACCTGATACCGCATCCGCACAAGATCCTGTGGTTCATTCACCACATACGTACTTTTTACGATCTGTGGGACTCGCCTTATCGTGACTTCCCGGACACCGCGCACAATCGCGCTATCCGTGAATCCCTGATTGACGTGGATACCCGGGCAATGGGTGAAGCAAAGACTATTTTCACCAACTCGAAGGTTGTCTCTGGTCGCCTCAAGACCTTCAACGGTGTGGACAGTGAAGTGCTGTACCCTCCGGTTTTCGAACCGGAGCGCTTTTTCAGTGCCGGATACAACGACGAAATCGTGTGCATCTGTCGCCTGGAACACTACAAGCGCCAGCACTTGCTTATCGAAGCCCTCAGCTACACCAAGACTCCGGTTCGCTTGCGCATTATGGGAACTGGCGCAAGTCCGGACTACGGTATTGCGCTTCAACAAAAAGCCGAGACCTGCAATGTAGCCGATCGAGTGACTCTTGAAGACCGCTGGATCACCGAAGAAGAGAAAGTGGAGCACTTGTCGCAATGCCTGGCCGCCGCCTATCTGCCGATCGATGAAGACTCCTACGGCTATCCTTGCCTGGAGGCCAGCCACGCTCAGAAGCCTGTCCTGACCACCTCCGATTCCGGTGGCGTGCTTGAACTGATTCAGGACGGTTACAACGGCTACATCGCCGAACCGACTCCCGAATCACTGGCTCGAGCCATGGACAAATTGTACCGGGATAAAAACGTGACAGAAGCAATGGGCAAGAATGCCGCACAGCGATTGGTCGACTTGAAGATTTCATGGTCGCAGGTGCTGGAGCGTCTTTTGGCATGA
- a CDS encoding glycosyltransferase family 4 protein yields the protein MKVLIVNNMAPFIWGGAEELAVNLQKNLVISGHDAEILRIPFQWEPSTGIPAQMLLARTMEIANTDHVIALKFPAYLVRHHRKSLWLLHQYRQAYDLYDAGQTNLPPGQHGADIRKVIAHADNESFAESRHIYTNSEVTRQRLLKYNGFDSKVLLPPVNDPEVFTGGESDDYIFAGGRVNGMKRQYLLLQALAKADRRVKMIIAGPPESPADTQQLHAIIEQLGLKDRVKLDLRFLPRATYVDYVNRALAVAYIPFDEDSLGYVSMEAATARKALITTTDSGGILGLVKPGETGWRAEPTAEGLAEAMSAAYESKARTRQYGEGAQALWNSLGINWPETVEALLK from the coding sequence ATGAAAGTATTAATCGTAAACAACATGGCACCGTTCATTTGGGGTGGCGCCGAAGAGCTGGCTGTCAACCTGCAGAAGAACCTGGTCATTTCCGGCCATGACGCGGAAATCCTGCGAATTCCGTTTCAATGGGAACCCTCGACAGGCATTCCCGCGCAAATGCTGTTGGCGCGCACCATGGAAATCGCCAATACCGATCACGTCATTGCCTTGAAGTTTCCCGCGTATCTGGTTCGGCATCACCGCAAATCGCTGTGGCTGCTTCATCAATACCGGCAAGCCTATGACTTGTATGATGCTGGCCAGACCAATCTGCCTCCGGGCCAGCACGGTGCGGATATCCGCAAGGTGATTGCCCATGCGGATAATGAAAGCTTCGCAGAGAGTCGCCACATCTACACCAACTCTGAAGTTACAAGACAGCGACTGCTCAAATACAACGGTTTTGACTCCAAGGTACTGCTTCCCCCGGTCAACGACCCGGAAGTCTTCACCGGTGGCGAGTCTGATGACTACATATTTGCCGGCGGCCGGGTAAATGGCATGAAACGCCAGTACCTGCTTCTGCAAGCACTGGCGAAGGCCGATCGAAGAGTCAAAATGATCATCGCTGGGCCACCCGAGTCTCCTGCCGACACGCAACAATTGCACGCCATCATTGAACAACTCGGCCTGAAGGATCGCGTGAAGCTCGACCTGCGCTTTCTGCCCCGAGCCACCTATGTGGATTATGTCAATCGTGCGCTTGCCGTAGCCTACATACCCTTTGATGAAGACTCACTTGGCTACGTGAGCATGGAAGCGGCCACTGCTCGCAAAGCGCTGATCACCACCACTGACAGTGGTGGCATTCTAGGCCTGGTCAAGCCCGGTGAAACCGGCTGGAGAGCAGAACCGACCGCAGAAGGTCTGGCCGAGGCGATGAGCGCCGCTTACGAAAGCAAGGCGCGAACCCGACAGTACGGAGAAGGAGCTCAGGCGCTGTGGAACAGCCTGGGCATAAATTGGCCCGAAACTGTCGAGGCGCTTCTGAAATGA
- a CDS encoding glycosyltransferase: MKLVIFTPAVKTSAIGRMARLVVRQLLANQHEVVVVRTESQHVSVKELHDFGCAVLPWDNDSQVTREIESADCCVYQIGNSYEFHEGAIAWLAKVPGIVCLHDFFLGHLFFGWSQNRREEAIRVLTQWYGATIADEYFKIHDGSVFISKTRNEAPLTEWISSMATCVITHSNWGCDRVMAACPGPVFVTPLAYDAPGATGSELQSDNDKLNVLTIGHVNPNKRVESCILAIASSPALRSNVRYRLVGAIQPETEKRLSELANDNGVELIISNEVDDAALSMAIREADVISCLRWPSLEAASASAIEAMLYGKATIVTDTGFYSELPDEFVLKISVDNEVEDLKKIFLSLHSDQTSAKAIGKQAQEWAQTTFTAENYAQKLEQAVPAALRANVILSAVEHFSSIFEKWSANPELLETPDILQPLSVFNTNTIV, translated from the coding sequence ATGAAACTTGTCATATTCACACCTGCGGTCAAAACATCGGCTATCGGTCGAATGGCCCGACTCGTCGTTCGTCAACTCCTGGCCAACCAGCATGAAGTTGTCGTGGTTCGTACCGAAAGCCAGCACGTATCGGTGAAGGAGCTGCATGACTTCGGCTGCGCTGTGCTGCCATGGGACAACGACTCCCAAGTCACCCGCGAAATCGAGAGCGCCGATTGCTGCGTCTATCAGATTGGTAACAGCTATGAATTTCACGAAGGCGCCATCGCCTGGCTTGCAAAGGTGCCAGGAATTGTCTGCCTGCATGACTTCTTCCTGGGGCATCTGTTTTTTGGCTGGTCACAAAACCGACGCGAAGAAGCCATTCGAGTATTGACTCAGTGGTACGGCGCAACGATTGCCGACGAATACTTCAAAATTCATGATGGCTCGGTGTTCATCAGCAAAACGCGAAACGAAGCACCACTGACCGAGTGGATCAGCTCAATGGCGACCTGCGTGATCACCCATAGCAATTGGGGCTGCGATCGCGTGATGGCCGCCTGCCCAGGCCCGGTTTTCGTTACGCCGCTGGCCTATGATGCGCCAGGAGCCACAGGCTCTGAGCTTCAGTCAGACAACGATAAGCTGAATGTCCTGACCATTGGCCATGTCAACCCCAACAAACGAGTCGAGAGTTGCATCCTGGCAATTGCCAGCAGCCCTGCATTGCGCTCGAACGTTCGTTATCGCCTGGTCGGCGCCATCCAGCCGGAAACCGAAAAAAGGTTGTCCGAACTGGCAAATGACAACGGCGTAGAGCTGATCATTTCCAATGAGGTCGACGACGCAGCGCTATCCATGGCCATCAGGGAAGCGGACGTCATCAGTTGCCTGCGCTGGCCTAGTCTGGAAGCCGCTTCAGCCTCGGCTATTGAAGCCATGCTCTATGGCAAAGCCACCATCGTTACCGATACCGGCTTCTACAGTGAGCTTCCCGATGAATTTGTGCTGAAGATATCCGTCGACAACGAAGTAGAAGACTTGAAGAAAATCTTCCTGTCTCTTCATAGCGACCAAACCTCGGCCAAGGCAATCGGAAAGCAGGCGCAGGAATGGGCACAAACCACCTTCACGGCCGAGAACTACGCACAGAAGCTGGAACAGGCCGTTCCTGCAGCGCTTCGAGCGAACGTCATCCTCTCGGCGGTCGAGCACTTTTCATCCATCTTCGAAAAATGGTCAGCGAACCCGGAACTGCTGGAAACCCCGGACATACTGCAGCCATTGAGTGTGTTTAACACCAATACCATCGTGTAA
- a CDS encoding glycosyltransferase family 4 protein produces MTTWFDVTTILGWRRPAVGIIRTEAEAAAHALELIAAGEDVKFCFYSHSTGYSAVDSSDVAATLKRISGAHSAAAGKVVASSSSKSSIEARLKEKATKVLNRLPPKVSGRIYQFFQLRRVSIVEAVIALRHMRSAVRGFLKPANRTHVFTPSSVKASMAGHPFSKGDSYISVGLDWDNKNLPHLYELKKQVGLRVILFCYDVIPVRLPHLCVGDVAAKFANYFTDVSWCADKILCISECTRKDLIALLEELGAPVPETAVVKLGCQLSHELSDDISADVKALLKERFVLFVSTIERRKNHEVLYRAYTRLIDSGVQDLPKLVFVGMQGWGVGDLMADIQLDPRTKDYIRILNNVSDSDLMHLYRHCMMTAFPSLYEGWGLPVAESLAAGKYCLASSAASIPEVGGELLDYLEPWDVSVWVAELQKYAFDPAALAAKEDAIKRDYKPVAWKDTAQFVFGSLK; encoded by the coding sequence ATGACGACCTGGTTTGACGTAACGACCATCCTTGGCTGGCGTCGGCCGGCGGTAGGCATTATTCGTACTGAAGCGGAAGCGGCTGCCCACGCGCTCGAGCTGATCGCCGCCGGCGAAGATGTGAAGTTTTGCTTCTACAGTCACTCCACGGGTTATAGCGCTGTCGACTCTTCTGATGTGGCCGCAACCCTGAAGCGAATTTCCGGTGCCCACTCGGCCGCGGCGGGCAAGGTAGTGGCGAGCAGCTCGAGCAAGAGTTCGATTGAAGCACGGCTGAAGGAGAAAGCAACCAAGGTACTCAACCGCTTGCCGCCAAAGGTCAGTGGGCGCATTTATCAGTTCTTTCAGCTGCGTCGCGTGTCAATCGTCGAGGCCGTGATCGCTCTCCGGCACATGCGCTCGGCGGTCAGGGGGTTCCTGAAGCCAGCCAACCGGACTCATGTCTTCACTCCGTCGTCCGTCAAGGCAAGCATGGCCGGCCACCCGTTCTCGAAGGGCGACAGTTACATTTCTGTGGGGTTGGACTGGGACAATAAGAATCTTCCGCATCTTTATGAGCTCAAGAAGCAAGTTGGCCTGCGCGTCATACTGTTCTGCTATGACGTGATCCCGGTAAGACTCCCTCATTTGTGCGTGGGTGATGTGGCGGCCAAGTTTGCCAACTATTTCACTGATGTCTCCTGGTGTGCGGACAAGATCCTGTGTATTTCGGAATGCACCCGCAAAGACCTGATCGCTCTGCTCGAGGAACTCGGTGCGCCGGTCCCGGAAACGGCCGTGGTCAAGCTGGGATGCCAGCTCTCGCATGAACTGAGCGATGACATCAGTGCTGATGTGAAGGCGCTATTGAAAGAGCGGTTCGTGTTGTTCGTTTCAACGATCGAACGCCGCAAGAATCACGAGGTTCTTTATCGTGCCTACACGCGTCTGATTGATAGTGGTGTTCAGGATCTGCCGAAACTGGTGTTTGTCGGGATGCAGGGCTGGGGTGTTGGTGACTTGATGGCGGACATCCAGCTTGATCCGAGAACCAAGGACTACATTCGTATCCTGAACAATGTCTCCGATTCGGACCTCATGCACCTGTACCGTCATTGCATGATGACGGCATTTCCGTCGCTGTATGAAGGCTGGGGACTGCCGGTTGCAGAGAGTCTGGCTGCCGGCAAGTACTGCCTTGCCTCCAGTGCGGCGTCCATACCGGAAGTGGGTGGTGAACTGCTGGATTACCTGGAACCGTGGGATGTCTCGGTATGGGTGGCGGAACTGCAGAAGTATGCGTTCGACCCTGCAGCGCTGGCTGCCAAGGAAGATGCAATCAAGCGTGACTACAAGCCCGTCGCGTGGAAGGACACGGCGCAGTTTGTCTTCGGCAGTTTGAAGTAA
- a CDS encoding phosphomannomutase encodes MHTPIKTRCFKAYDIRGQVPSDLNEDVAYRIGRAMVAELQGKSIVLGRDMRLESPMLAEAMTRGLREAGAQVIDIGLCGTEEVYFATSAFGADGGVMITASHNPKGYNGMKLVKSQSRPISGDTGLNAIRDRVESGDLGPLADEPGAVRHELDKARYIAHLLTYIDVADLKPLKVLADPGNGAAGPVLLELIDKLPFEWVLINAEPDGNFPNGVPNPLLPENRELTRQALLDKGCDVGLAWDGDFDRCFFFDETGRFIEGYYLVGLLAEMLLKQHPGSKIIHDPRLTWNTIDQVEQAGGVPVLCKTGHAFIKERMRLEDAIYGGEMSAHHYFRDFAYCDSGMIPWLLVTALMSTTGKTLAQLVDERIAAYPCTGEINYRVDDVPAMLQKVLEHYLPQNPVLDRTDGISVSFSDWRFNLRGSNTEPLLRLNVEARGDQTLMWARLKELETLIKGA; translated from the coding sequence ATGCATACCCCTATCAAAACCCGCTGCTTCAAGGCTTATGACATCCGTGGCCAGGTGCCTTCCGACCTCAACGAAGATGTGGCTTATCGGATTGGCCGTGCAATGGTCGCCGAGCTGCAAGGCAAGAGCATTGTGCTGGGGCGGGATATGCGGCTGGAAAGCCCGATGCTGGCCGAAGCAATGACCCGCGGTCTGCGCGAGGCCGGGGCACAGGTCATTGATATCGGCTTGTGTGGCACCGAAGAAGTCTACTTCGCCACCAGCGCATTCGGCGCCGATGGCGGTGTGATGATCACCGCAAGTCACAACCCCAAAGGGTACAACGGCATGAAGCTGGTCAAGTCGCAGTCGCGACCGATCAGTGGTGATACGGGGCTCAATGCGATCCGAGACCGCGTGGAAAGTGGCGATCTCGGGCCGCTGGCAGACGAGCCTGGTGCTGTTCGTCACGAGCTGGACAAGGCGCGCTACATCGCCCATCTGTTGACTTATATCGACGTTGCGGATCTGAAACCGCTGAAGGTCCTCGCCGATCCAGGCAACGGCGCCGCCGGCCCGGTACTGCTGGAACTGATCGACAAGCTGCCTTTCGAGTGGGTGCTGATCAATGCCGAACCGGACGGTAACTTCCCCAACGGCGTGCCCAATCCACTGCTGCCGGAAAACCGCGAACTGACCCGTCAGGCGCTGTTGGACAAAGGCTGTGACGTGGGCCTGGCATGGGATGGTGACTTTGACCGCTGCTTCTTTTTCGACGAAACCGGTCGATTCATCGAAGGCTACTATCTGGTCGGTCTGCTGGCGGAAATGCTGCTCAAACAGCACCCGGGCAGCAAGATCATTCATGACCCGCGCCTGACCTGGAACACCATCGACCAGGTTGAACAGGCCGGCGGTGTGCCGGTGCTGTGCAAGACCGGGCATGCCTTTATCAAAGAACGCATGCGGCTTGAGGATGCGATCTACGGCGGCGAAATGAGCGCCCACCACTATTTCCGTGACTTTGCCTACTGCGACAGCGGGATGATTCCGTGGTTGTTGGTGACCGCGCTGATGTCCACCACCGGCAAGACCCTTGCGCAACTGGTTGACGAGCGTATTGCGGCTTATCCGTGTACCGGCGAGATCAACTATCGGGTGGACGATGTGCCGGCGATGCTGCAGAAGGTGCTGGAACACTATTTGCCACAGAATCCGGTCCTCGACAGGACGGATGGCATCAGTGTCTCCTTTTCCGACTGGCGCTTCAATTTGCGCGGTTCCAATACCGAGCCGTTGTTGCGACTGAACGTTGAAGCAAGGGGTGATCAAACGTTGATGTGGGCTCGACTGAAAGAGCTCGAAACGCTGATCAAGGGTGCTTGA